The proteins below are encoded in one region of Aequorivita iocasae:
- a CDS encoding T9SS type A sorting domain-containing protein — MFRKILLYLFLTLSTQSFSQSVARQWNEEMLHGIRNDYARPTIHARNLFHSSVIMYDMWAVFNKQADTYFLGKNIAGFQCPFDGFQSNEPTLKAREKAISYGVYRLMRHRFANSPEAAEIMESIDILMDDLGYDKNYTNTDYSNGNPAALGNYIAEKIIEFGFQDGSNEANNYANQFYVPLNEPLNMDIAGNPDMEFPNHWQPLKIEAYVDQSGHTIPGGQPPFLGPEWGRVVPFSLTEEDKTVHQVPGYEYWVYHDPGPPCYIQDGLGAEDAYKWNFALVAAWGAHLAPSDGVMVDISPKSLGNLSMDTYPQTLSEYKEFYDLESGGDPSEGRVLNPITGQAYEPQLVYRGDYARALAEFWADGPDSETPPGHWFVLLNYINDNPLTIKKIKGKGAVLSDLEWDVKSYFILGGTLHDVAISAWGIKGYYDFVRPVSAIRYMGEHGQSSDPNLQNYDPHGLPLIPGRIEVIKEGDSLAGNFNENVGKIKLYTWRGPEYIVNPNTDEAGVGWIISSEWWPYQRPSFVTPPFAGYVSGHSTFSRAAAEVLTMLTGSEYFPGGMGTFDIQKNEFLVFEEGPSQSFQLQWATYRDASDQCSLSRIWGGIHPPVDDIAGRKIGYEIGQEAFSFAEKFFTGEIAKNGVLFPNPADNKITVLYKTDKNVEAVLFDVLGRKVLSSSTSFNTNNEFVLDVSGLRAGLYFFSLYEGDKILWTQKLLKN, encoded by the coding sequence ATGTTTCGAAAAATACTTTTATATCTCTTTTTAACCCTTAGCACACAGTCGTTTTCACAATCTGTCGCAAGGCAATGGAACGAGGAAATGCTCCATGGAATCCGCAACGATTATGCCCGGCCCACCATCCACGCGCGTAATCTATTTCACTCTTCGGTAATAATGTACGATATGTGGGCTGTTTTCAATAAACAGGCAGATACCTATTTTTTGGGAAAAAACATTGCGGGATTTCAATGTCCTTTTGATGGATTTCAATCAAATGAGCCTACTCTGAAAGCTCGTGAAAAAGCCATTAGCTACGGCGTTTACAGATTGATGAGACACCGTTTCGCAAATTCCCCTGAAGCAGCAGAAATTATGGAATCTATAGATATATTGATGGATGACCTAGGGTATGATAAAAATTATACCAATACAGATTATAGCAATGGAAATCCAGCAGCATTAGGTAATTATATAGCTGAAAAAATCATTGAATTTGGCTTTCAAGATGGTTCCAATGAGGCCAATAATTATGCAAATCAATTTTATGTGCCACTTAATGAGCCGCTCAATATGGATATTGCGGGAAATCCGGATATGGAGTTTCCAAACCACTGGCAACCCTTGAAAATAGAAGCGTATGTTGACCAAAGCGGTCACACCATTCCAGGTGGGCAACCACCATTTTTAGGGCCAGAGTGGGGCAGGGTGGTACCGTTTTCATTAACCGAAGAAGACAAAACTGTTCATCAAGTTCCAGGATATGAATATTGGGTATATCACGATCCCGGGCCGCCGTGCTATATTCAAGATGGCCTGGGCGCTGAAGATGCTTATAAGTGGAATTTCGCACTTGTAGCGGCTTGGGGCGCACATTTGGCTCCTTCTGATGGTGTAATGGTAGATATATCTCCCAAAAGTTTAGGAAATTTATCCATGGATACCTACCCTCAGACCCTTTCGGAATATAAGGAGTTTTATGATTTGGAAAGTGGCGGAGACCCAAGTGAAGGGAGAGTTTTAAACCCAATTACAGGACAGGCTTACGAGCCCCAGCTGGTTTATAGAGGTGATTACGCTCGCGCTTTGGCAGAATTTTGGGCAGATGGCCCAGATAGCGAAACGCCGCCGGGACATTGGTTTGTATTGTTAAATTATATTAATGACAATCCACTTACAATAAAAAAAATTAAGGGAAAGGGTGCGGTATTATCAGATTTGGAATGGGACGTAAAGAGTTATTTTATTTTGGGCGGCACCTTACACGATGTTGCAATTTCAGCGTGGGGAATAAAAGGCTATTATGATTTTGTGCGTCCTGTGAGTGCAATACGCTATATGGGAGAGCATGGACAGTCCAGTGATCCTAATTTACAAAATTATGACCCCCATGGACTACCATTAATTCCTGGAAGAATTGAAGTGATTAAGGAAGGAGATTCTTTAGCGGGAAATTTCAATGAAAATGTTGGAAAAATTAAACTTTATACCTGGCGTGGCCCAGAATATATTGTCAATCCCAATACAGACGAGGCTGGCGTTGGATGGATAATATCTTCAGAATGGTGGCCGTACCAACGGCCATCGTTTGTAACACCGCCTTTTGCTGGATACGTTTCAGGTCATTCCACATTTTCTCGAGCTGCAGCTGAGGTTTTGACTATGTTAACCGGAAGTGAATATTTTCCGGGAGGAATGGGCACTTTCGATATTCAGAAAAACGAATTTTTGGTTTTTGAGGAAGGACCAAGCCAGAGCTTTCAGTTGCAATGGGCAACCTATCGCGATGCGTCTGACCAGTGTAGCCTGTCGCGCATTTGGGGCGGTATCCATCCTCCTGTGGACGATATTGCAGGAAGGAAAATTGGTTACGAAATTGGGCAGGAAGCATTTTCGTTTGCCGAAAAGTTTTTTACTGGCGAAATTGCCAAAAATGGCGTGCTCTTTCCCAATCCCGCAGATAATAAAATTACGGTTCTATATAAAACAGATAAAAATGTTGAAGCAGTGCTTTTTGATGTTTTAGGGAGAAAAGTGCTCTCATCTTCTACAAGTTTTAATACAAATAATGAGTTTGTCCTAGATGTTTCCGGTTTACGGGCGGGGCTTTATTTTTTCAGTTTATACGAGGGTGATAAAATCCTTTGGACTCAAAAACTTCTTAAAAATTAG
- a CDS encoding SDR family oxidoreductase yields MNLDLTDKNAMVCGSTAGIGKATAIQLAKLGATVTLVARDEEKLKETLIELSYEKGQKHNYFVSDFTKPDEVKKKAELAASNKTFHILVNNTGGPKGGPIFSAETDEFEKAFSMHVVCNQILVQALVPGMKEADYGRIINIISTSVKQPIDGLGVSNTIRGAVANWSKTLANELGQFGITVNNVLPGFTATDRLEDIVGNAAKRMNKTEKEASDFMKSLVPARRFAQPGEIANAVAFLASEAASYINGINLPVDGGRTKSL; encoded by the coding sequence ATGAATTTAGATTTAACAGATAAAAACGCAATGGTCTGCGGAAGTACCGCCGGCATCGGAAAAGCAACCGCTATTCAATTGGCAAAATTGGGTGCGACCGTAACATTGGTAGCTCGTGATGAAGAAAAATTGAAGGAAACTTTAATCGAACTTTCGTACGAGAAAGGCCAAAAGCACAACTATTTTGTGTCAGATTTCACCAAACCCGATGAAGTAAAAAAGAAAGCAGAATTGGCCGCTTCAAACAAAACATTTCACATTTTGGTAAATAATACGGGCGGTCCAAAAGGCGGCCCCATTTTTTCTGCAGAAACAGACGAGTTCGAAAAAGCATTTTCTATGCACGTGGTCTGCAACCAGATTTTGGTGCAGGCACTCGTTCCGGGGATGAAAGAAGCAGATTACGGTAGAATTATAAATATAATTTCCACCTCAGTAAAACAACCCATTGACGGACTCGGCGTAAGCAACACCATTCGTGGCGCGGTTGCCAATTGGAGCAAAACGCTCGCGAATGAATTGGGACAATTCGGAATAACGGTAAACAACGTTTTACCTGGTTTTACCGCTACTGATAGGCTTGAAGACATTGTAGGAAACGCTGCAAAGAGAATGAACAAAACGGAAAAGGAAGCGAGCGATTTTATGAAAAGCCTCGTGCCCGCGCGTCGTTTTGCCCAGCCAGGCGAGATTGCCAATGCAGTCGCGTTTCTTGCTAGCGAAGCTGCCAGCTACATCAATGGAATAAATCTTCCCGTGGATGGCGGACGCACCAAAAGTTTGTAA
- a CDS encoding FAD-dependent oxidoreductase, with amino-acid sequence MNKNILIIGAGLCGSLLALRMAQRGFEITLVEKRPDLRKVTQDAGRSINLALSDRGLRGLRLAGVEDEAKKLCIPMNGRMIHDTKGNTFLSPYSGRKDEYINSISRPGLNMLLLDEVEKMANVKIIFNHSCESVDLENASATFRNYNSKEETTISADAIFGTDGAGSAVRKNMFESHKFLFSFSQQWLSHGYKELEIPASENGEYRTYKNALHIWPRGEDMLIALPNLDGSFTVTLFLPYENSEYCFANLTSPEMVHEYFNKEFPDVVEMIPNLAEEFFGNPTGPLGTVKCSPWNAFGKLLLMGDAAHAIVPFYGQGMNASFEDVVVFDEILEKYASEEKINWNNLFKEYEALRKKDTDAIADLAVDNFHEMKEHTAMEIFQKKRKLETAFEAEFPEEYYSKYSLVTFKESITYSEAMKRGRAQDKAILNLLDDGKIKDEMSLKEKLELVKTETEAILHDDEVAFG; translated from the coding sequence ATGAATAAGAATATTTTAATCATCGGCGCCGGTCTCTGTGGAAGTCTTCTCGCACTGCGGATGGCTCAGCGGGGTTTCGAGATAACTTTAGTTGAAAAACGTCCCGATTTACGAAAAGTAACCCAAGATGCCGGACGTTCCATAAATCTCGCATTGAGCGATCGAGGTTTACGAGGATTACGACTGGCGGGGGTTGAAGATGAAGCCAAAAAACTCTGTATCCCCATGAACGGGCGGATGATCCACGATACAAAAGGAAATACTTTTTTAAGTCCGTACAGCGGAAGAAAAGATGAATACATCAACTCAATTTCGCGTCCCGGATTGAATATGCTTTTATTGGATGAAGTAGAAAAAATGGCGAACGTAAAAATCATTTTTAATCATTCCTGCGAAAGTGTTGATTTAGAAAATGCTTCCGCAACTTTCAGAAATTACAATTCCAAAGAAGAAACAACAATTTCCGCAGATGCTATTTTTGGAACGGACGGCGCAGGTTCCGCAGTCAGAAAAAATATGTTCGAGAGCCATAAATTTCTTTTTAGTTTTTCGCAGCAATGGCTTAGTCACGGTTATAAAGAACTTGAAATTCCCGCTTCTGAAAATGGCGAATATAGAACGTATAAAAATGCATTGCACATTTGGCCCCGCGGCGAAGATATGTTGATTGCGCTGCCAAATCTTGACGGTAGTTTTACGGTTACATTGTTTCTTCCGTATGAAAACAGTGAGTATTGTTTTGCGAATTTAACTTCGCCGGAGATGGTGCACGAATATTTCAACAAAGAATTTCCCGATGTGGTGGAAATGATTCCGAACCTTGCCGAGGAGTTTTTTGGAAACCCAACAGGACCTTTGGGAACCGTAAAATGTTCACCTTGGAATGCCTTCGGAAAATTACTTTTAATGGGCGATGCCGCGCATGCAATCGTTCCCTTTTATGGACAGGGAATGAACGCTTCCTTTGAGGATGTAGTGGTTTTTGATGAAATTCTGGAGAAATATGCTTCCGAAGAAAAAATCAATTGGAACAATCTTTTTAAGGAATACGAAGCACTTCGAAAAAAAGATACAGACGCGATTGCAGATTTGGCGGTGGACAATTTTCACGAAATGAAAGAACACACCGCAATGGAAATTTTTCAAAAGAAAAGAAAACTGGAAACCGCTTTTGAGGCAGAATTTCCCGAGGAATATTACAGCAAATATTCTTTGGTTACCTTTAAGGAATCAATTACCTATTCCGAAGCAATGAAACGCGGACGGGCACAGGACAAAGCGATTTTAAATCTTTTGGACGATGGAAAAATAAAAGATGAAATGTCGTTAAAGGAAAAACTTGAATTGGTAAAAACTGAAACCGAAGCCATTCTTCACGATGATGAAGTGGCATTTGGATAA
- a CDS encoding aldehyde dehydrogenase — protein MQKILNYINGEYVEPLSKRWLENYNPSNGEVYSQIANSNAEDIEAAYQAAKEAFPKWSNTTIDERSRILLKIADLIDEKLTELAEAEAKDNGKPVSLALAVDIPRASANFRFFGNAITQFASEAHESVGLYTMNFTLRQPLGVVGCISPWNLPLYLFTWKIAPAIAVGNTVVAKPSEVTPLTAFLLGEICTEAGLPKGVLNIVHGTGPSAGQAIVEHKNIKAISFTGGTKTGENIARTAAPMFKKLSLELGGKNPNLIFADCDYEKMLEVTVRSSFANQGQICLCGSRIFVEKPIYDQFKKDFVEKVKQLKVGNPFDSETNLGALVSKPHLEKVESYIRLAEKEGGKILFGGNKVTVKNFENGYYLEPTVIEVFDDQCRVNQEEIFGPVVTIMSFETEEEALCMANSVKYGLSSTLWTSDLNRTMRVSKQIEAGIIWVNTWLNRDLRTPFGGMKESGMGREGGFEALRFFTEAKNVCIKYE, from the coding sequence ATGCAAAAAATCCTAAACTACATAAACGGCGAATACGTTGAACCGCTTTCCAAAAGATGGTTGGAGAACTACAATCCTTCCAATGGCGAAGTGTATTCACAAATTGCAAATTCAAATGCCGAGGATATTGAAGCTGCATACCAAGCCGCAAAGGAAGCCTTCCCAAAATGGAGCAATACAACCATTGACGAACGAAGCAGAATTCTTTTAAAAATTGCAGATTTAATTGATGAAAAATTAACTGAGTTGGCCGAAGCCGAAGCAAAGGATAACGGCAAACCCGTGAGTTTGGCTTTGGCAGTAGATATTCCAAGAGCTTCTGCAAACTTTCGTTTTTTCGGAAACGCAATCACCCAATTTGCCAGTGAAGCGCACGAAAGCGTGGGTTTATACACAATGAATTTCACCCTTCGCCAACCTTTGGGCGTTGTGGGTTGCATTTCACCGTGGAACCTTCCGCTGTATTTGTTTACTTGGAAAATCGCTCCCGCAATTGCTGTAGGTAATACGGTTGTCGCAAAACCCAGCGAGGTTACACCGCTGACCGCTTTTCTTTTAGGCGAAATCTGCACCGAAGCCGGTTTGCCGAAAGGCGTTTTGAATATCGTTCACGGTACGGGTCCATCCGCTGGACAAGCGATTGTGGAACATAAAAACATTAAAGCGATTTCCTTTACTGGAGGAACAAAAACAGGCGAAAACATTGCACGAACTGCGGCACCGATGTTTAAAAAGTTGTCATTGGAACTCGGCGGAAAAAACCCAAACCTAATTTTCGCTGACTGCGATTATGAAAAAATGCTGGAAGTAACTGTGCGTTCTTCCTTCGCAAACCAAGGTCAAATCTGCCTTTGCGGAAGTAGGATTTTTGTGGAAAAACCGATTTACGATCAATTCAAAAAGGATTTTGTTGAAAAGGTAAAGCAACTAAAAGTCGGGAATCCCTTTGATTCCGAAACCAATTTAGGGGCTTTGGTTTCAAAACCGCATTTGGAGAAAGTGGAATCCTATATAAGGCTTGCTGAAAAAGAGGGCGGAAAAATTCTTTTCGGCGGAAATAAAGTTACTGTGAAAAATTTCGAAAATGGCTATTATTTGGAACCCACGGTTATCGAGGTTTTTGACGATCAATGTCGCGTAAACCAAGAAGAAATCTTTGGTCCGGTAGTTACGATTATGTCTTTCGAAACCGAAGAAGAAGCTTTATGTATGGCAAATTCCGTGAAATATGGTTTATCTTCCACCCTTTGGACATCAGATTTAAACCGTACGATGCGCGTTTCAAAACAAATTGAAGCCGGAATCATTTGGGTAAATACGTGGCTGAACCGTGATTTACGAACGCCTTTCGGTGGAATGAAAGAAAGTGGTATGGGCCGAGAAGGAGGTTTTGAAGCACTTCGGTTTTTTACGGAGGCGAAGAATGTTTGTATTAAATATGAATAA
- a CDS encoding RidA family protein, giving the protein MSNKSRLVEGKATPRGAYPHVKRVGDFIFISGTSSRLPDNTFAGVHKVDEMGTMHFDIKEQTRAVLENIKDYLATEGATMADVVDVTSFLVNMNDFAGYNQVYAEYFNKETGPTRTTVAVHQLPHPHLVVEIKAMAFSPVKS; this is encoded by the coding sequence ATGAGCAACAAAAGCAGATTGGTTGAAGGAAAAGCAACGCCCCGTGGCGCATATCCACACGTAAAGCGCGTGGGCGATTTTATATTTATCAGCGGAACAAGTTCGCGATTGCCCGATAATACGTTTGCTGGCGTGCATAAAGTGGATGAAATGGGGACAATGCATTTCGACATAAAGGAGCAGACCCGCGCCGTACTTGAAAATATAAAAGATTATTTAGCCACTGAGGGCGCAACAATGGCCGATGTGGTGGACGTAACAAGCTTTTTGGTAAATATGAACGACTTTGCGGGCTATAATCAAGTGTACGCTGAATATTTCAATAAGGAAACTGGCCCAACCCGTACCACCGTTGCCGTACACCAATTGCCGCATCCGCATTTGGTTGTTGAGATTAAGGCGATGGCTTTTTCTCCAGTTAAGAGTTAA
- a CDS encoding GNAT family N-acetyltransferase, with protein MRVIDNKEENRFETDIDGHKAVIAYSVQPGILSLNHTEVPDALSGQGVASEMTEKVLLQIELRGLKVVPVCPFIKKYIDKHPEWKSIIAEKSNKKKPSQE; from the coding sequence ATGCGAGTAATCGATAACAAAGAAGAGAACCGGTTTGAAACCGATATTGATGGACATAAAGCTGTGATAGCATATTCCGTGCAGCCCGGTATTTTATCATTAAATCATACCGAAGTTCCTGATGCGCTATCTGGGCAGGGTGTGGCTAGTGAAATGACAGAAAAGGTTTTGCTACAAATAGAGCTCAGAGGGTTAAAAGTGGTGCCGGTTTGCCCATTTATAAAAAAATATATTGACAAACATCCCGAATGGAAATCTATAATAGCTGAAAAATCCAACAAGAAAAAGCCCTCCCAAGAATAG
- a CDS encoding class I SAM-dependent methyltransferase: protein MEHLEKFETNRNTWNSKVAVHAESNFYSLSNFRKGKSSLNKYELDALGDVSKKGILHLQCHFGQDTLSFSRMGAKCTGVDISDEGIKLAKQLNTELKLDAKFVCCNVLDTSKYISEKFDIVFTSYGTIGWLPDLKPWAQIISERLKPGGFFYIVEFHPIAWMFDYTVSPPEMKYGYQQKEAIYEEYQGTYADKNSKIISKEYGWNHSLGEVISSLAEAGLQIEYLKEYDASPYDIFPGLVENDKGMFELSNKMYPLIFEVKAVRN, encoded by the coding sequence ATGGAGCATCTCGAGAAATTTGAAACCAACCGAAATACCTGGAATTCCAAAGTTGCTGTACATGCGGAGAGTAATTTTTATAGCCTGAGTAATTTTAGAAAAGGCAAATCCTCGTTAAATAAATATGAGTTGGATGCTTTGGGCGATGTATCAAAGAAAGGTATTTTGCACCTTCAATGCCACTTTGGTCAAGATACGCTGAGCTTTTCAAGAATGGGTGCCAAGTGTACGGGCGTAGATATTTCTGATGAAGGAATCAAATTGGCAAAGCAACTGAACACAGAATTGAAACTTGATGCGAAGTTTGTTTGTTGCAATGTTTTGGACACTTCGAAATATATTTCAGAAAAATTTGATATTGTTTTTACAAGCTACGGAACGATTGGTTGGTTGCCTGATTTAAAACCGTGGGCGCAGATAATTTCGGAACGGTTAAAGCCCGGCGGATTTTTTTATATTGTAGAATTCCATCCCATTGCATGGATGTTTGATTATACCGTTTCACCTCCAGAGATGAAATATGGCTACCAGCAAAAAGAAGCGATTTATGAGGAATACCAAGGTACGTATGCCGATAAAAATTCAAAAATAATAAGTAAGGAATACGGCTGGAACCACAGTTTGGGTGAAGTGATATCTTCGCTTGCCGAAGCTGGTCTTCAAATAGAATATCTAAAAGAATATGATGCTTCTCCTTATGACATATTTCCAGGATTAGTTGAGAATGACAAAGGGATGTTTGAGCTTTCAAACAAAATGTACCCGTTGATTTTTGAGGTTAAAGCTGTTAGAAATTAA
- a CDS encoding fibronectin type III domain-containing protein has protein sequence MKKVLALLSLFIVMSCGSDDENNTPENPYNFEMEVAVSDITLHEATISWNKPLPSEWSSVTYEIVLNNEEIASGIQTSEYTFTNLEENKVYTGTVYAAGDNGQESSANFSFTTKPYIFEMAVEIDEIGIYEASISWNAPLPSEWGSVVYKVVLNNEVIVDGLQNTNYTISDLDDNRGYNGTVFAKGTNGDETFAHFSFTTLPYTITGGSVTLHNQQEVDDFFYSEIGLSLTITGSDITDISNLSSLVSLGDDLIIKNTSLTSLNGLQNIIPETSHRKLEIIDNPQLSDIGDVSGFSSTMKELEINKNASLSNISNLQISSTLTSIRFGYTPISDFSIFYINSNYMFIEFDYMPPTANMANLFSGIQSADNLTLKNLAVTDLSFISNFTVGSDLYLENIPITNFSSLSSWTTIYYFKLRDMPLITNMEGLDSLERVLTFDFNNNPNLVSFDGLLSLDGSGAWPNDSISLFLVNNSNLRDYCSLREFLNIVPYRYENGIPFYNVTGNAYNPTKEEIKTEAGCSL, from the coding sequence ATGAAAAAGGTTTTAGCACTATTAAGTTTATTTATTGTTATGAGCTGTGGTTCTGATGATGAAAACAATACACCAGAAAATCCATACAATTTCGAAATGGAGGTAGCCGTAAGTGATATCACGCTTCACGAAGCCACTATTTCTTGGAACAAACCTTTGCCTTCAGAATGGAGTTCTGTTACTTATGAAATAGTCCTAAACAATGAAGAAATAGCAAGTGGCATACAAACCAGTGAGTATACTTTTACAAATCTTGAGGAAAATAAAGTTTATACAGGAACCGTATATGCTGCTGGCGATAATGGGCAGGAATCGTCTGCTAACTTTAGCTTTACAACTAAACCATATATTTTTGAAATGGCTGTGGAAATTGATGAAATTGGTATCTACGAAGCCTCAATTTCCTGGAATGCTCCTTTACCATCAGAATGGGGAAGTGTTGTTTATAAAGTGGTTTTAAATAATGAAGTTATTGTAGATGGTTTACAAAATACAAATTATACAATTTCTGATCTTGACGACAACAGAGGATACAACGGGACTGTATTTGCGAAAGGAACAAATGGTGATGAAACTTTTGCTCATTTTAGTTTTACAACGCTACCCTACACAATTACAGGCGGTTCAGTCACTCTTCACAATCAACAGGAAGTGGATGATTTTTTCTATTCTGAAATAGGTTTAAGTCTAACCATAACAGGTTCTGATATAACTGATATCTCAAATTTATCGTCACTTGTGTCATTGGGAGACGATCTTATCATTAAAAATACATCTTTAACAAGTCTAAATGGATTACAAAATATAATACCCGAAACAAGCCATAGAAAATTAGAAATCATTGACAACCCTCAGCTCTCTGATATTGGAGATGTCTCTGGATTCTCGTCCACTATGAAGGAATTAGAAATTAATAAAAATGCTTCCCTTAGCAACATTTCAAACCTTCAAATTTCCTCCACCCTCACCTCAATAAGATTTGGATATACTCCAATAAGCGATTTTTCGATATTCTACATAAATAGCAATTACATGTTTATTGAATTCGACTATATGCCGCCAACAGCAAATATGGCTAATTTATTTTCAGGTATACAGTCTGCAGACAATCTCACCTTAAAAAATTTAGCTGTAACTGATTTATCATTCATATCAAATTTTACTGTCGGTAGTGACCTATATCTTGAAAACATACCAATTACAAATTTTTCGTCCCTTTCATCTTGGACCACCATTTACTACTTCAAATTAAGAGACATGCCACTAATAACTAATATGGAAGGACTTGATAGCTTAGAGAGGGTTCTAACTTTTGATTTTAATAATAATCCAAATCTTGTATCATTTGATGGGTTATTAAGCTTGGACGGTAGCGGTGCTTGGCCTAATGACTCCATTTCTCTATTTTTAGTCAACAATTCGAATCTTAGAGATTATTGTAGCTTACGAGAATTTTTAAACATTGTTCCTTATCGTTATGAAAATGGTATTCCTTTTTACAATGTAACAGGCAATGCCTATAACCCAACAAAAGAAGAAATAAAAACTGAGGCGGGTTGTTCGCTTTAA
- a CDS encoding lmo0937 family membrane protein, with amino-acid sequence MGDIIWLIVVLLIIGWLVGYFGFGEAVGSLIHILLVLAIIGILYRLATGRRP; translated from the coding sequence ATGGGTGACATCATCTGGTTAATTGTAGTACTCCTTATTATAGGATGGCTCGTAGGCTATTTCGGTTTCGGTGAGGCCGTTGGAAGTCTAATTCACATTTTACTGGTCTTGGCAATTATTGGTATTTTATACCGTTTGGCAACCGGCCGCAGACCATAA
- the kynU gene encoding kynureninase: MFHNSLEYAKKQDAADALASFRNKFHIPTNANGQKIIYLCGNSLGLQPKITSEYINEELNDWANLGVEGHVEGKHPWLPYHEFLTENMAKIVGAKPSEVVMMNTLTTNLHLMMVSFYQPTKTKYKIVVESDAFPSDKYAVESQLKFHGIDPKEGLILWKPRKGKELCRFEDLEEIMQTHGSEIALLMIGSTNYYTGQSFPLKKITELGHKYGCMVGFDLAHGAGNIQPNLHETGADFAVWCTYKYLNSGPGSLGGCFVHERHAHNENLNRFAGWWGHNKKTRFNMRHEFDALPGAEGWQLSNPPILSMAAIRASLDTFAEAGFENLRKKSEKLTGFLEFLLDEMKNDSINVITPRNPEERGCQLSIQVKNADKNLHTKLTEAGVISDWREPDVIRVAPAPLYNSFEDVFRFSEKLKEVLKS, from the coding sequence ATGTTCCACAACTCTTTAGAATATGCAAAAAAACAAGATGCAGCTGATGCGCTTGCTTCTTTCAGAAATAAATTCCACATTCCAACAAATGCAAACGGCCAGAAAATAATCTATCTCTGTGGAAATTCCCTTGGATTACAGCCAAAAATTACTTCAGAATATATAAATGAAGAATTGAACGATTGGGCTAATCTGGGCGTGGAAGGGCACGTGGAAGGAAAACATCCATGGCTTCCATATCACGAATTTTTAACTGAAAATATGGCGAAAATCGTGGGAGCGAAACCTTCGGAAGTGGTTATGATGAATACGTTGACGACAAACCTTCACTTAATGATGGTTTCGTTTTACCAGCCTACAAAAACCAAATATAAAATTGTGGTTGAAAGCGATGCTTTCCCAAGTGATAAATATGCTGTTGAAAGTCAACTGAAATTTCACGGAATTGACCCGAAAGAAGGATTGATTCTTTGGAAACCCAGAAAAGGCAAGGAACTTTGCCGTTTTGAGGATTTGGAGGAAATTATGCAAACCCACGGAAGCGAAATCGCTTTGTTGATGATTGGCAGTACCAATTACTACACGGGTCAATCCTTTCCACTTAAAAAAATTACGGAATTGGGACATAAATACGGCTGCATGGTTGGTTTCGATTTGGCACACGGTGCGGGAAACATTCAACCAAACCTGCACGAAACGGGAGCAGATTTCGCCGTTTGGTGTACCTATAAATATTTAAACAGCGGTCCGGGAAGTCTCGGCGGTTGCTTTGTTCACGAACGCCACGCACATAATGAAAACCTCAACCGTTTTGCCGGTTGGTGGGGCCACAATAAAAAAACGCGTTTCAATATGCGCCATGAATTTGACGCATTGCCCGGAGCTGAGGGATGGCAATTAAGCAATCCTCCAATACTTTCAATGGCCGCCATTCGTGCTTCTTTGGATACATTTGCGGAAGCAGGCTTTGAAAACCTTCGGAAGAAATCTGAAAAACTTACTGGATTTTTAGAGTTTCTATTGGATGAAATGAAAAACGATTCAATCAACGTAATCACTCCAAGAAACCCCGAGGAACGCGGCTGCCAACTTTCAATTCAAGTGAAAAATGCCGATAAAAATTTGCACACAAAATTAACTGAAGCCGGAGTAATAAGCGATTGGCGTGAGCCGGATGTAATCCGCGTTGCTCCTGCCCCACTTTACAATAGTTTTGAAGATGTGTTCCGTTTTTCGGAAAAATTAAAAGAAGTTTTAAAAAGTTGA